The segment CGAGTCGCCCCGCGAGAGGATCGCCTCCCGGAAGGCGAGGCCCACGTCGGGGTTGAAGATCCCCTCCTCCCGGAAGCGGCTGAAGGCGTCGGCGTCGAGGACCTCCGCCCATTTGTACGAGTAGTAGCCCGCCGCGTAGCCGGTCGCCGACGAGAAGAGGTGGGTGAAGCTGGTGACGAAGGCGCTCCCCGCCGGCAGCTGCGCCGGCGTGTGCTCCTGGAGGATCTCCTGCGCCATCGCCACCGGGTCCGCGCCGCCAGCGGGATCCCAGTGCACGTGGAGCGCGAGGTCGAGGCCGGCGAAGCCGAGCTGCCGCATCATCGCGTTGGCTGCACGGTAGGTGCGCGTCCGCAACAGCTTCTCGAAGAGGTCCTGCGGAATCTTCTCGCCGGTCTCGAAGTGGCCGGCGAAGAGGTCGAGGGCCTCCCGCTCCCAGCACCAATTTTCCATGATCTGCGAGGGCAGCTCGACGAAGTCCCAGGCGACGTTGGTGCCGGCGAGGCTGCGCAGCTCCACCTCGCTCAGGACGTGGTGGAGCAGGTGGCCGAACTCGTGGAAGAGCGTCTCCACCTCGCGGTGGGTGAGGAGCGCCGGCTTGTGGCCCACCGCCGGGTTGAAGTTGGCGCAGATCAGGCCGAGGTGCGGCTGCGGGCCGTCCTCGCCCGGGACGCCGCTGATCAGCCCGTTCATCCACGCCCCGCCACGCTTCACGTCGCGGGGGTAGAGGTCGGCGTAGAAGGCGGCGACCCGGTTGCCGCCCTTGTCGTGGATCTCGAAGGCGTGGACCGACGGATGCCAGACCGGCACGTCCTTCCGCTCCACGATCCGGATGCCGTAGAGCCGCTGCACGATCTCGAAGAGGCCGGCGACGACGCGGTCCGCGGGGAAGTAGGGGCGCAGCTCCTCCTCGTCGAAGTCGAAGCGGGCGTGGCGCTGCTTCTCCGCGTAGTAGGCGATGTCCCAGGGCTGCAGCTGCGGCGCGCCGTCCCCCTCGATCTCCCGGCGGAAGGCGAGGAGTCGATCGTTCTCGGCCTGGAACCAGGGCTCGGTCCGCTCCCGGAGATCGTGGACGAAGTCGAGGGCTGCCTTCCCGGTCTTCGCCATCCGGTCGGCGAGGACGAAGTCGGCGAAATCCCGGAAGCCGAGGAGGTTCGCCTTCTCCCGGCGCAATTCGAGGATGCGCCGGATCAGCGGCCGGTTGTCCTTCTCGCCGGTGGCGGCCCGCTGGTCGTAGGCCCGCCAGACCTCCTCGCGCAGGCCTGCGTCGTCGAGGTAGGTCATCACCGGCACGTAGCTGGGCGCGTGCAGGGTGAAGCGCCAGCCGATCCTGCCCCGGCTCTCCGCATCGGCGCGGGCGGCAGCCTTCGCCGAGTCCGGCAGGCCGGCGAGCTTCGCCTCGTCGTCGACGTAGCGCTCCCAGGCGGCGGTGGCGTCGAGCACGTTCTGGCCGAAGCGGCTGGTGAGCTGCGCCAGCTCCCGGGTGATCGCCTCGAGGCGCTGCTTGCCCGCTGCGTCGAGGTCCGCGCCGTGGCGGCGGAACTCGTCGAGGGTCTTGTCGAGGAGGCGCCGGTGCGCGCCCTGCATGCCCTTCGCCTCGTCGGTGGCGGCGTAGCGCTGCAGCGCGCGCCACAGCCCCTCGTGGAGCGGGATGCCGGCGAAGAAGGCGCTGACGTCGGGCTGCACCGCGTTGTAGGCGGCGCGCAGCGCATCGCTGCTCATCACCGACTCGAGATGGCCTACCACGGTCATGGCGAATTCGAGGGTTTCGGTGGCCTTCTCGAGGGCGCCCATGGTGTTTTC is part of the Vulgatibacter sp. genome and harbors:
- a CDS encoding M3 family metallopeptidase encodes the protein MPGENPLLRIQFDVPFDRIRPEHVEPAVRQLLDLSRAAIEAIAGTPGERTWENTMGALEKATETLEFAMTVVGHLESVMSSDALRAAYNAVQPDVSAFFAGIPLHEGLWRALQRYAATDEAKGMQGAHRRLLDKTLDEFRRHGADLDAAGKQRLEAITRELAQLTSRFGQNVLDATAAWERYVDDEAKLAGLPDSAKAAARADAESRGRIGWRFTLHAPSYVPVMTYLDDAGLREEVWRAYDQRAATGEKDNRPLIRRILELRREKANLLGFRDFADFVLADRMAKTGKAALDFVHDLRERTEPWFQAENDRLLAFRREIEGDGAPQLQPWDIAYYAEKQRHARFDFDEEELRPYFPADRVVAGLFEIVQRLYGIRIVERKDVPVWHPSVHAFEIHDKGGNRVAAFYADLYPRDVKRGGAWMNGLISGVPGEDGPQPHLGLICANFNPAVGHKPALLTHREVETLFHEFGHLLHHVLSEVELRSLAGTNVAWDFVELPSQIMENWCWEREALDLFAGHFETGEKIPQDLFEKLLRTRTYRAANAMMRQLGFAGLDLALHVHWDPAGGADPVAMAQEILQEHTPAQLPAGSAFVTSFTHLFSSATGYAAGYYSYKWAEVLDADAFSRFREEGIFNPDVGLAFREAILSRGDSRDPAELFRDFMGREPSLDALLQRAGLVGAPA